A window from Gallus gallus isolate bGalGal1 chromosome 7, bGalGal1.mat.broiler.GRCg7b, whole genome shotgun sequence encodes these proteins:
- the CHRNA1 gene encoding acetylcholine receptor subunit alpha isoform X1: MSVSCSRSLRAFAGSALCYEHETRLVDDLFRDYSKVVRPVENHRDAVVVTVGLQLIQLINVDEVNQIVTTNVRLKQQWTDINLKWNPDDYGGVKQIRIPSDDIWRPDLVLYNNADGDFAIVKYTKVLLEHTGKITWTPPAIFKSYCEIIVTYFPFDQQNCSMKLGTWTYDGTMVVINPESDRPDLSNFMESGEWVMKDYRGWKHWVYYACCPDTPYLDITYHFLMQRLPLYFIVNVIIPCLLFSFLTGFVFYLPTDSGEKMTLSISVLLSLTVFLLVIVELIPSTSSAVPLIGKYMLFTMVFVIASIIITVIVINTHHRSPSTHTMPPWVRKIFIDTIPNIMFFSTMKRPSRDKPDKKIFAEDIDISEISGKQGPVPVNFYSPLTKNPDVKNAIEGIKYIAETMKSDQESSNAADEWKFVAMVLDHLLLVIFMLVCIIGTLAVFAGRLIELNQQG; the protein is encoded by the exons ATGTCAGTAAGCTGCTCCAGGAGTTTAAGAGCTTTTG CTGGGTCAGCCCTGTGTTACGAGCACGAGACGCGCCTGGTCGATGACCTGTTCCGGGACTACAGCAAGGTGGTGCGCCCCGTGGAGAATCACCGCGATGCCGTCGTCGTCACCGTCGGGCTGCAGCTCATTCAGCTCATCAATGTG gatgaagtaaATCAGATTGTAACAACCAATGTGCGCCTGAAGCAG CAATGGACAGACATAAACCTGAAGTGGAACCCAGATGACTACGGTGGCGTGAAACAAATCCGCATCCCATCAGACGACATCTGGCGCCCAGATCTTGTCCTTTACAACAA TGCAGATGGCGATTTTGCCATTGTTAAATACACCAAGGTCCTTCTGGAACACACAGGGAAAATCACCTGGACGCCTCCTGCTATCTTTAAAAGTTACTGTGAAATTATAGTCACGTACTTCCCATTCGATCAGCAGAACTGTAGCATGAAGCTGGGAACGTGGACGTATGACGGTACAATGGTGGTTATCAACCCG GAGAGCGATCGCCCCGACCTGAGTAACTTCATGGAGAGCGGTGAGTGGGTGATGAAGGACTACCGTGGCTGGAAGCACTGGGTTTACTACGCCTGCTGCCCTGACACCCCCTACCTGGACATCACGTACCACTTCCTCATGCAGCGCCTGCCTCTCTACTTCATCGTCAACGTCATCATCCCctgcctgctcttctcctttctgACCGGGTTTGTTTTTTATCTACCCACAGATTCAG GTGAGAAAATGACCCTCAGCATCTCTGTCTTGCTGTCACTGACTGTGTTCCTGCTGGTCATCGTGGAGCTGATTCCCTCTACCTCCAGCGCAGTGCCTCTGATAGGCAAATACATGTTGTTTACCATGGTGTTTGTCATCGCTTCCATCATCATCACCGTCATCGTCATCAACACCCACCACCGCTCCCCCAGCACTCACACCATGCCACCCTGGGTCAGGAAG atctttATTGACACCATCCCAAACATCATGTTTTTCTCTACAATGAAACGACCATCCAGGGATAAACCAGACAAGAAAATTTTTGCAGAAGATATTGATATCTCTGAAATTTCCGGGAAGCAAGGTCCTGTGCCTGTCAACTTCTACTCCCCACTTACCAAAAATCCAGATGTGAAAAACGCTATAGAGGGAATCAAATACATTGCGGAAACGATGAAGTCAGACCAAGAATCCAGTAAT gcgGCTGATGAGTGGAAGTTTGTTGCGATGGTGCTTGATCATCTTCTCCTCGTAATATTTATGCTAGTCTGCATTATTGGAACATTAGCTGTATTTGCCGGTCGCCTTATTGAATTAAATCAGCAAGGATGA
- the CHRNA1 gene encoding acetylcholine receptor subunit alpha precursor, with protein sequence MELCRVLLLIFSAAGSALCYEHETRLVDDLFRDYSKVVRPVENHRDAVVVTVGLQLIQLINVDEVNQIVTTNVRLKQQWTDINLKWNPDDYGGVKQIRIPSDDIWRPDLVLYNNADGDFAIVKYTKVLLEHTGKITWTPPAIFKSYCEIIVTYFPFDQQNCSMKLGTWTYDGTMVVINPESDRPDLSNFMESGEWVMKDYRGWKHWVYYACCPDTPYLDITYHFLMQRLPLYFIVNVIIPCLLFSFLTGFVFYLPTDSGEKMTLSISVLLSLTVFLLVIVELIPSTSSAVPLIGKYMLFTMVFVIASIIITVIVINTHHRSPSTHTMPPWVRKIFIDTIPNIMFFSTMKRPSRDKPDKKIFAEDIDISEISGKQGPVPVNFYSPLTKNPDVKNAIEGIKYIAETMKSDQESSNAADEWKFVAMVLDHLLLVIFMLVCIIGTLAVFAGRLIELNQQG encoded by the exons ATGGAGCTCTGCCGTGTGCTGCTCCTGATCTTCTCCGCAG CTGGGTCAGCCCTGTGTTACGAGCACGAGACGCGCCTGGTCGATGACCTGTTCCGGGACTACAGCAAGGTGGTGCGCCCCGTGGAGAATCACCGCGATGCCGTCGTCGTCACCGTCGGGCTGCAGCTCATTCAGCTCATCAATGTG gatgaagtaaATCAGATTGTAACAACCAATGTGCGCCTGAAGCAG CAATGGACAGACATAAACCTGAAGTGGAACCCAGATGACTACGGTGGCGTGAAACAAATCCGCATCCCATCAGACGACATCTGGCGCCCAGATCTTGTCCTTTACAACAA TGCAGATGGCGATTTTGCCATTGTTAAATACACCAAGGTCCTTCTGGAACACACAGGGAAAATCACCTGGACGCCTCCTGCTATCTTTAAAAGTTACTGTGAAATTATAGTCACGTACTTCCCATTCGATCAGCAGAACTGTAGCATGAAGCTGGGAACGTGGACGTATGACGGTACAATGGTGGTTATCAACCCG GAGAGCGATCGCCCCGACCTGAGTAACTTCATGGAGAGCGGTGAGTGGGTGATGAAGGACTACCGTGGCTGGAAGCACTGGGTTTACTACGCCTGCTGCCCTGACACCCCCTACCTGGACATCACGTACCACTTCCTCATGCAGCGCCTGCCTCTCTACTTCATCGTCAACGTCATCATCCCctgcctgctcttctcctttctgACCGGGTTTGTTTTTTATCTACCCACAGATTCAG GTGAGAAAATGACCCTCAGCATCTCTGTCTTGCTGTCACTGACTGTGTTCCTGCTGGTCATCGTGGAGCTGATTCCCTCTACCTCCAGCGCAGTGCCTCTGATAGGCAAATACATGTTGTTTACCATGGTGTTTGTCATCGCTTCCATCATCATCACCGTCATCGTCATCAACACCCACCACCGCTCCCCCAGCACTCACACCATGCCACCCTGGGTCAGGAAG atctttATTGACACCATCCCAAACATCATGTTTTTCTCTACAATGAAACGACCATCCAGGGATAAACCAGACAAGAAAATTTTTGCAGAAGATATTGATATCTCTGAAATTTCCGGGAAGCAAGGTCCTGTGCCTGTCAACTTCTACTCCCCACTTACCAAAAATCCAGATGTGAAAAACGCTATAGAGGGAATCAAATACATTGCGGAAACGATGAAGTCAGACCAAGAATCCAGTAAT gcgGCTGATGAGTGGAAGTTTGTTGCGATGGTGCTTGATCATCTTCTCCTCGTAATATTTATGCTAGTCTGCATTATTGGAACATTAGCTGTATTTGCCGGTCGCCTTATTGAATTAAATCAGCAAGGATGA